The Methanolacinia petrolearia DSM 11571 genome has a segment encoding these proteins:
- a CDS encoding MASE1 domain-containing protein has translation MNTPNPGQGAAGLHLIDNQGDRKKKVPKYLYAALFFLLVCANALIAKFVVFSFNFAPGTAYLYVSIAFMIVFALWFGMYGAIAAYAGCFIGAGLLSGLPLDLNIVWSLTDFWEALIPLVAFRALGCDPALRNRRDVIVLLVFGVIVNNIAGAVWGPVALALGGQIAWDSVVLVSSIWFLGNFILCLCLVPFLLLFFTPLVENHELYIRKYWH, from the coding sequence ATGAATACGCCGAACCCCGGTCAGGGTGCTGCAGGACTGCATCTGATCGATAATCAGGGAGACAGGAAGAAAAAAGTTCCAAAATACCTTTACGCCGCTCTTTTTTTCCTGCTGGTCTGTGCTAATGCCCTGATTGCTAAATTCGTTGTATTCTCGTTTAATTTTGCCCCGGGCACGGCCTATCTTTACGTGAGCATAGCTTTTATGATAGTTTTCGCCCTCTGGTTCGGAATGTACGGGGCTATTGCGGCATATGCCGGATGTTTTATAGGTGCGGGATTGTTGAGCGGACTTCCTTTGGATTTAAACATCGTATGGTCACTGACGGATTTTTGGGAGGCCCTCATTCCGCTTGTTGCATTCCGGGCACTCGGGTGTGACCCTGCGTTAAGGAACCGGCGTGATGTAATTGTGTTGCTGGTCTTTGGGGTTATTGTCAACAATATTGCGGGAGCTGTATGGGGGCCGGTTGCTCTTGCACTGGGCGGCCAGATCGCATGGGATTCCGTCGTCCTGGTAAGTTCGATATGGTTTCTTGGAAATTTCATATTGTGCCTATGCTTGGTTCCTTTCCTCCTCCTGTTCTTCACGCCTCTTGTGGAAAACCATGAGTTATACATAAGGAAATACTGGCATTAA
- a CDS encoding sensor histidine kinase gives MKSHFSGIQWKKKIFYYLSFPPVKAIIITIILLAIMLPYWMLAVEWAKTVLMSPDQQFAFTTTTFLLVLVIADSAFLVSYYQTSQKNELQKITEELKRSEEALLSANKKLALLSGITRHDIKNQLAALGGYIDLSHYSLNNPEKMEEIIEKEMNIARMINKEIDFTKDYEDMGASAPVWNNLHQMIRRASSGSSLGEVKISEHDTDVEIYADPLVEKVFFNLIDNTLRHGGDNVSKIDISVKAAEGGLKILYTDDGEGISSSFRNNLFARGYGRNTGLGLFLSKEILSITGISIQETGDSNSGVCFEIQVPPGGYRTL, from the coding sequence ATGAAAAGTCATTTTTCCGGCATACAATGGAAGAAAAAGATTTTTTATTATCTTTCATTTCCCCCGGTAAAGGCAATAATAATTACAATTATTCTCCTGGCTATTATGCTTCCCTACTGGATGCTTGCTGTTGAATGGGCAAAAACCGTACTTATGTCGCCGGATCAGCAATTCGCTTTTACGACCACTACTTTTCTCCTTGTACTTGTAATTGCGGACAGCGCATTTTTAGTTAGTTACTACCAGACCAGCCAAAAAAACGAACTTCAGAAGATCACTGAAGAGCTGAAGAGGAGTGAGGAGGCTCTTCTTAGTGCGAACAAGAAACTGGCTTTGCTTTCCGGAATTACCAGGCACGATATAAAAAATCAGCTGGCAGCACTTGGAGGGTATATCGATCTCAGCCATTATTCCCTAAACAATCCTGAAAAAATGGAAGAGATTATTGAAAAAGAGATGAATATCGCCAGAATGATCAATAAAGAGATTGATTTTACGAAGGATTACGAGGATATGGGGGCATCAGCCCCGGTATGGAACAATCTCCACCAGATGATCAGGAGAGCATCTTCCGGATCTTCTCTAGGAGAGGTTAAGATATCGGAGCACGATACAGATGTCGAAATCTATGCAGACCCACTCGTAGAGAAGGTCTTCTTCAATTTAATCGACAACACCCTGAGGCATGGCGGAGACAATGTTTCAAAGATTGATATCTCCGTAAAAGCGGCTGAAGGCGGACTGAAAATATTATACACTGACGACGGGGAGGGAATTTCTTCATCCTTCAGGAATAACCTGTTTGCGAGAGGATATGGCAGGAATACGGGCCTTGGGTTATTCCTCTCAAAAGAGATCCTTTCCATAACCGGAATCAGCATCCAGGAGACCGGCGACAGCAATTCGGGAGTATGCTTCGAAATTCAGGTTCCTCCCGGAGGATACCGTACCCTTTAG
- the larE gene encoding ATP-dependent sacrificial sulfur transferase LarE, translating to MRWERSSYSIVRDIMDSFDEKIRKLKDVINSAGSLLVSYSGGVDSTVLAVAAKEVLPARMSCALIDSPLVSRSEIREALELAESLSLPCSVIKSDILEDTEFRENGRDRCYICKKKMSGLLLREAEMLGLEHVADGSNISDLAKFRPGFQASGEAGIIHPFIEAGMDKEDIRKLARIYGLPVSEKPSYSCLASRIPYENRFKEEILGEIESSEDFIRSLGVGQVRVRKHGGIARIETDPGDFGLIISKRGEISSFLKQNGFKFVTLDLGGFVSGSLD from the coding sequence ATGCGGTGGGAGCGGTCAAGTTATTCCATTGTCCGCGATATCATGGATTCGTTCGATGAAAAGATAAGAAAGCTGAAAGACGTCATCAATTCGGCCGGGAGTCTCCTTGTCTCCTATTCGGGAGGTGTAGACAGCACCGTCCTTGCCGTCGCAGCAAAGGAGGTTCTTCCCGCCCGGATGTCATGTGCACTCATAGACTCGCCGCTTGTCTCCCGTTCTGAGATAAGAGAAGCACTGGAGCTTGCCGAGTCGCTTTCATTGCCATGCTCCGTCATAAAATCAGATATTCTTGAGGATACGGAGTTCCGGGAGAACGGAAGGGATCGCTGTTACATATGCAAAAAGAAGATGTCCGGTCTTCTCCTCCGGGAAGCAGAGATGCTTGGTCTGGAGCATGTAGCCGACGGGAGCAACATCTCGGATCTCGCAAAGTTCAGACCCGGGTTCCAGGCATCGGGGGAGGCAGGAATCATCCATCCTTTCATTGAAGCCGGGATGGATAAAGAGGACATCCGGAAGCTTGCAAGGATCTACGGGCTTCCGGTCAGTGAAAAGCCGTCTTACTCCTGTCTTGCATCACGGATACCTTACGAAAACCGGTTCAAAGAGGAAATCCTCGGGGAGATCGAATCCTCGGAGGATTTTATAAGATCGCTTGGCGTGGGACAGGTACGGGTGAGGAAACATGGTGGCATAGCCAGGATTGAAACTGATCCTGGTGATTTTGGATTGATAATTTCAAAAAGGGGTGAGATTTCGTCTTTCCTAAAACAGAACGGTTTTAAGTTCGTGACTCTCGATCTCGGCGGTTTTGTCAGCGGGAGTCTGGACTGA